The Bradyrhizobium barranii subsp. barranii genome segment GGTCTACGGCGTCGCCGGCGTCTCCGGGCTCGGCGGGCGCCTGCTGCTGGGTGCGGCTGCCGATCGCATCGGCGCAAAGCCAGTGCTGGTCGGCGGCCTGTTCGTGCAGGCGATGTGCATCGCGACCTATCTCGCGGTGGCGCAGCTCGGCGAATTCTACGCGCTCTCAGTCGTGTTCGGCCTCGCCTATGGCGGCGTGATGCCGCTCTATGCGGTGCTGGTCCGCGAGTACTTCGGCGCGCGCATCATGGGCACCGTGTTCGGCGCGGTATCGGCCTTTGCAAGCCTCGGCATGGCGCTCGGGCCCTGGGCTGGCGGACTCGTGTTCGACAATTTCCAGCGCTACACATGGCTGCACGCCGGCTCCTTCGCGATCGGGCTTGCCGCCGTCGCGGTGGCGCTGAGTTTTCCGACAAGACGCAAGCAATCGCTCGACCTTGGCCGCGCTGCGGCCTGACGAGGTGGCGCATGAACAGGCCGCAAGGCTTCGATCTCGTTGAACGTGCCCGCGCCATCGCACCGCTGATTGCGCACGAAGCGGACGAGATCGAACGGACGCGGCGGCTGACGCCCACGGTCGTCTCCGCGCTGATCGAGAACGGGTTCTATCGCGCGCTGCTACCACAAAGTCTCGGCGGTGCGGAAGCCCCCATCGAAACCTTCATGCAGATGCAGGAGGAGATCGCGAAGGCTGATGCCTCGACGGCCTGGTGCCTCGGCCAATGCAGCGTCTGCGCGATGATCGCAGCTTCGCTCGATCCCGGCACCGCGCACGAGATCTTCGACACACCGCCCGGCATCCTTGCCTGGGGCGCGATCGCGCATGAGGCGCGTGCGGTCGAGGGTGGCTATCGCGTCACGGCGCGCTGGGATTTTGCCTCGGGCTCGCGGCAGGCGAGCTGGCTGGGGGCGCATGTCCGCATCGTCGGAGCCGACGGGACGCCGCGCAAAAATTCCGACGGCTCGCCGGAGGTTCGCACCATCCTGTTTCCGGTTTCGAGCGCGGTGCTGCATGACGTCTGGCAGGCGATCGGGCTCGCCGGCACGGGCACGGATTCCTATGAGGTGAGCGACCTCTTCATCCCCGAGCGCTTCACCGCGTTCCGCGACGTGCCGTCCGCGCTGCGCGAGACGGGTCCGCTCTACAGGATCGGCACCGGATCGACCTTCAGCCTCGGGTTTGCCGCGGTCTCGCTGGGCGTCGCGCGCGCGACGCTGGATGCCGCCATCGCTTTGTCGCGGGCAAAGCACCTCGCTGGCAGCGAGCGCCATGCGCGACAACCAGGCGGTCCAGGGCCTGATCGGCCGCACCGAGGGCGACTTACGCGCTGCGCGCGCCTATCTCTATGCGACGGCGAATGCGATGTGGCGCGACCTCTGCGCGACCGGCCAATTCAGCCCGGCGCATCGCAGCGCCGTTCGCCTCGCCGCGACCTGGACCATCCATCAATCGGCCAAGGTGGTCGACGCCGCCTATCACATGGCCGGCGCGACTGCGGTGTTCCGCAGCAATCCGTTCGAACGGCGCTTTCGCGACATGCACGCGATCGCGCAGCAGATCCAGGCGCGGGATACGCATTATGAGGATGTGGGGAAGGCGATTTTGGCGGAGGGGTGATGGGCAGCAGCCGCGATGAGGCTGCACTCCCTCGCCCCGTTCTTACGGGGCCGCGACGAGCTTCGCTCGCGCTGAGAGGGTTGGGATGAGGGGCATCTCTCCACACGGGCGGTCGTTGAAGGACCTGTCCCCCCTCACCCGGAATCCGCGCTACGCGCGCATTCCGACCTCTCCCCGCAAACGGGGCGAGGTAAGGGGCAGCGCGCCTTACGCCACCATCGCAGCCTTCTCGCCACCATCGATGCCGCGCTGGGCGGCGAGCAGGCTGATGATCTCGGCGTTGGGCCGGGCCTTGCTGAACAGAAAGCCCTGGCCCTCGTCGCAGCCCTCGGCCCGCAGGCAGCTCAGCTCGGCTTCGGTCTCGACGCCCTCGGCGGTGATGGTGACGCCAAGGCCTTTGCCGAGGCTGACGATGGAGCGGATGATCGCCTGGGCCTCGCGGTTGGCGCCGAGATCGCGCACGAAGGACTGGTCGATCTTGATCTTGTCGAAGGGGAAGCTGCGCAGATAGCTGAGGCTGGAATAGCCGGTGCCAAAATCGTCCATCGAGATGCGGACGCCGAGCGCGCGCAGCGCATGCAGCGTCGCCAGCACCTGCGCGCTCTTTTCGAGCAGCAGCGTCTCGGTAATCTCGAGCTCCAGCCGCCGCGCCGGCAGGCCGGAATGTTTCAGCGCGTCCGTCACCACCGAGAGCAGATTGCCGCTGCGAAACTGGAGCGGCGACAGGTTGACGGCGACGCGGACATCGTCCGGCCAGGTCGCGGCATCCAGGCACGCCCGGCGCAGCATCAGGCCGCCGAGCGGATTGATCAGCCCGGTTTCCTCGGCGACCGGAATGAACTCGGCCGGCGAGACCATGCCGCGCTCGGCATGCGGCCAGCGCACCAGCGCCTCGAAGCCGGTGATGCGGCCGCTCGAGAGGTCGATCAGCGGCTGGTAATAAGGGCGCAGCACGTCGTTCTGGATCGCGTCGCGCAGCTCAACCTCGATCTTGCGGCGGCTCTTCGCCTTGGCGTCGAGCGCGGCCTCGAAGAACGCAAAGGTGCCGCGGGCATCGGCTTTGGCGCGCGACAGTGCCATGTCGGCGCTCTTGAGCAGTTTTTCGGAATCATCGCCGTCGCCGGGCGCCATCGCGATGCCGATGGAGGCGCCGATCACCACGGAATGGCCATCGAGCAGATAGGGATCGGCGATGGCTTCCAGTAAGCGCTTGGCCAGCATCACCGCATCCTCGGGACGCGTCAGCCCGCTCTGCACGATCGCGAACTCGTCGGAGTTCAGCCGCGCCAGCGCGTCCTCCTCGCGCAAGGTCGAGCGCAGCCGCTTGGCGACGCCGCGCAGCAGCTTGTCACCGACCGCGTGTCCCAGCGTGTCGTTGACCGCCTTGAAATTGTCCAGCCCCAGCATCAGCAGCGCGACCTTGTCGGAGCTGCGCCGCATATGCAGCAGCATCTCGTCCACCTGCTGGCGCAGCAGGTTGCGGTTCGGCAAGCCGGTCAGCCCGTCATGCTGGGCCATGAAGGCGAGCCGCGCCTCGGCGCGCTTGCGCTCGGTGATGTCCATCAGCGCCAGCAGCACCGCGGGCCGATCGGCATAGGTCAATTCGCGGGAATAGATCGCAAGGTCGATCAGCGCGCCGTTGGCCTTGACGTGCTTCCAGGTGCGTGCGGCCTGCTCCTCGCTGGAGCGATCGGTGGTCCAGGGCGGCTCGCTGTC includes the following:
- a CDS encoding putative bifunctional diguanylate cyclase/phosphodiesterase, which codes for MLARARRQPRKPRFARAPQSVSERDELLRRRAEAEAAIAEARKSHERLRQAIDILPQGIVFLDAEGRYVLWNRKYAEIYSKTADLFEEGARLEDTLRIGVARGDYPEAAGHEDEWIAERLQKLYQPGARHEQMLADGRVILIDERLTDDGGVVGLRVDITELKQREASFRLLFDGNPVPMIVCALDDERILGVNDAAISHYGYSRAEFEKLKIRSLQAFDSEPPWTTDRSSEEQAARTWKHVKANGALIDLAIYSRELTYADRPAVLLALMDITERKRAEARLAFMAQHDGLTGLPNRNLLRQQVDEMLLHMRRSSDKVALLMLGLDNFKAVNDTLGHAVGDKLLRGVAKRLRSTLREEDALARLNSDEFAIVQSGLTRPEDAVMLAKRLLEAIADPYLLDGHSVVIGASIGIAMAPGDGDDSEKLLKSADMALSRAKADARGTFAFFEAALDAKAKSRRKIEVELRDAIQNDVLRPYYQPLIDLSSGRITGFEALVRWPHAERGMVSPAEFIPVAEETGLINPLGGLMLRRACLDAATWPDDVRVAVNLSPLQFRSGNLLSVVTDALKHSGLPARRLELEITETLLLEKSAQVLATLHALRALGVRISMDDFGTGYSSLSYLRSFPFDKIKIDQSFVRDLGANREAQAIIRSIVSLGKGLGVTITAEGVETEAELSCLRAEGCDEGQGFLFSKARPNAEIISLLAAQRGIDGGEKAAMVA